In Sphaerisporangium krabiense, the DNA window CGTCGTCATCCTCGGCCTCGGCCTCGCCACCGACTACGCGCTGCTCATCCTCACCCGGTTCCGCGAGGAGCTCGCCGCCGGGCGCACGGTCGACGACGCGGTGTCCCGCGCCATGGGCTCCGCGGGACGCACCGTGGCGGTCTCCGGCCTGACCGTCGCCGTCACGCTCGGCGGCCTGCTCGTCTTCCCCTCCCGCTTCCTCACCTCGCTCGCCTACTCCGGCGTGAGCGTCGTCCTGTTCGCCGTGCTCGCCGCGCTCACCGTGCTCCCCGCGCTGCTGCGCCTCATCGGCCGCCGGGTCGACGCGCTGCGCCTGCCGCTGCCCTGGCTCCGGCGCGACCGCCCGCAGGGCCGGCGCTGGTACCGCGTCGCGCACGGCGTCATGCGCAGGCCGTTCACCGTCGTCCTGGCCGTCGGCCTCGCGCTCGTCACGCTCGGGCTGCCGCTGCTCGGCGTCGTCTGGTCGCGGCCGGGGGAGTGGGCGATGCGGGGCGACGTCGACGGCGCCGCCGTCACCCGGCAGCTCGCCGAGGAGTTCCCCTACGACCCGACCAAGGTCATCACGACCGTGGTCCGCATGCCCGGCCCGGCCACCACGCCCGGCGCGCAGGCGGCGCTGGCCGACTTCACCCGGCGGCTCGGCCGGATCGGCGGAGTGGACCGTGCCGCGGTGACCGGCGCCTCGGGCGATCTGGCCCGCATCACGCTCGGCTACTCCAAGAGCTCCTACGGCGCGGAGATCCGGGAGGTCGTCGCCCGCCTACGCGCCGAACCCCCGCCCGCCGGCGCCACCGCGCTGTTCACCAACCGGCCCGCGTCCATCGCCGACATGCTCGACATGATCGGCCGCGGGCTGCCCTGGATGCTGCTCATCGTGGTCGTGGTCACGTTCGTGGTGATGTTCCTGGCCTTCGGGTCGGTCACGCTGCCGCTCAAGTCGATCGTCATGAACCTGCTGTCCCTGTCGGCCGCCTTCGGCGCGATGGTGCTGATCTTCCAGAACGGATTCCTGTCCGGCCTTCTCGGCTTCACCGCGCCCGGGTTCCTCGACGCCAACATGCCCGTCCTCATCGGGGCGGTCTCGTTCGGGCTGGCCATGGACTACGAGGTGTTCATGCTGGCGAGGATCCGCGAGGAGTACCTGCGCACCGGTGATCCCGTCGAGTCGGTGGCGCTCGGCGTCCGGCACACGGCGGGCGTCATCACCGCCGCCGCGCTCCTGCTCGGCGTCGTGCTGGCGGCCTTCGTCACCACCAGCGTCACGGTGATCAAGATGATCGGGGTCGGCTCGGTCATCGCCCTGCTCGTCGACGCCACCGTCGTCCGCGGCCTGCTGGTCCCGGCCACCATGCGCCTCCTCGGCCGCCACGCCTGGTGGGCCCCCGCCCCCCTGGCCCGCTGGTGGCTCCACCACGGCCTCCCAGAAGAATCCATCTCCACCCCACCCCCGCCCGCCCGGCACCCCACAAGCACGTCGGCGCCGGCATGAAACCGCTAAGCCGGGATATCCACTGGAAGTCCGAATGAATGAAGAAATTCCGGATTAGCGCAGTTAGTCCGAACCTGCGCAGGCCCCGCCGATCGCGGGCCCCCCGGAAGAGCGGGGGAGGGCCGGACCTGTCGGGGGCCCGACCCTTCCCACCCGCTCCGCCGTTCAGGGTGATCGCCGACGCCGTGACGGCGGTGGTCCTTCGCCGCCGTCAGTAATAGCCGTCGACGGGGGCGCGCGCCTCGTCGAACAGGCCCGGCCCCTCCTGCGGGACCCGCGGGAAGCCGGGAGCCCCGGGTGGCTTCAGCGAGTTGAGCTGCTCGGTGGACAGCGCGAACACCACGCGACCGAGTCCTGACCGCTCGATCGCGCCGGTGCACATCCCGCACGGCTGGCAGCTCGTGTACATGGTCGTGGCCGCGGCCGTACCGGGATCCAGCTCGCGCGCCGCCCACCTCGCCAGCTTCAGCTCGGGGTGGGCGGTGATGTCGCCGTCCGAGAGCGAGGTGTTCCGCTCCTCGGCCAGCACCTCCCCATCCGGCCCCGCCAGCAGCGACCCGAACGGCGGATTCCCCGCCCTCCGCGCCTCCCCGGCCAACTCGACGGCCCTGCGCAACAGCCGTTCCTCATCCCGCGTCATCATCACTCCATTCCTCGCCCGAGGGGCAGAAGCCCGCCGCGTCGGCAGGTGTCCGAACGCTCGCCGTTCATCGGTTCAGGTGGGCGGCCACGGTGGCCAGGGCCTGCCAGGCGACCTCCGGGTCGTTCGTCTCCGCGGGATCGCCGACGTACGGGTCCAGGACGACGGTCTCGGCGCCGAGGGCGCGTAGGTCCTCCAGATCGGCGAGCACCTGCTCGAGCGTTCCCTCGCCCGCGAGCCGCTCCGGGTCCGTCACGGGCGAGCCGGTGATACGCAGGACGATCCGGGGCACGAGCGCGGGCGCCGGATCCCCGCCGAGGATCGCGTCCACGCGTGCCAGCTTCTCGCGCAGCCAGGGGAGCGTGAACCGCAGCGGATGCCAGGCGTCGCCCAGGCGCGAGGCCCGGCGCAGGGCCGCGTCGCTGTTCCCGCCGACCAGGAGCGGGATCCGTCCGGCACGGTAGCCCTCGTCCCGCCACGCCTCCCGCACCGTGCGCAGCAGCTCGTCCGTCAGCGCCCCGCGCCGCTCGAACGGCACCCCGAGCGCCTCGAACTCCTCCCGCGCCCACCCCGCTCCCACGCCGAGCACGAACCGCCCGCCGCTGAGGTCGTTCAGGTTGGCGGCCATCCGGGCGACCAGCAGCGGATGCCGGTACGGCGCGACGAGCACCGTGGTCCCGAGCAGCAGCCGGCTCGTGACCCCGGCCAGATAGGAGAGGGTGGTGAACGGCTCGTAGAACGGCTCCGGGTACTGCGCGGCCACATCCGGCGTCACCACGACATGGTCGGACATCATCAGCAGGTCGAGACCCAAGCCCTCGACGGTCTGCGCCCAGCGCCGGAGCACCTCCGGGCTGGTACCTGGCCCGAAATTCGGGACGTTGACGCCTGTTCGCACTGGTCAAGGCTATCGAGAGGCCGGATCACCGGGAAGTGGCACATCCCGGCCGGACCCCCTATTCGCCGGGAAAAACCCGGTATATTCGGCCAATGGCCGAGAATCTCGACGCGACCGACTGGGCCATCCTCGTCGAGCTCCAGCGAGACGGCCGCGTCCCTCTCACCGAGCTGGCCCGCCGGGTCAACCTCGGCGCCTCCGCGACCACCGAGCGGGTCAGGCGGCTGGAGGCCGCGGGCGTCATCACCGGCTACCGCGCCGCCGTCGACCTGGCCAAGGCGGGGTTCCCCATCCTGGCCGTCGTACGCCTGAAGTACCCCGGCAGCAGGCACGAGCCCCTGCGCCGCCTGCTGGAGGAACGCCACGAGATCCTGGAGTGCCTGCGCACCACCGGCGACGACTGCTACACCCTCAAGGTCGCCGCCACCTCCATGCCCCACCTCGAATACCTCGTCGACGAACTGGCCCAGTTCGGCAGCACCACCACCAACATCGTCTACACCCAAACCCTCCCCTACCGAGGCCCCCACCCTCCCACCTGCGAAGATCCCCAACGCCCCATCGCCTCCTGACGGCCGCGACGCCGTGCGGCAGTGGCCGCCTTCCTCAGCGGTGACGCGGGACGCGATCCCTCTCACCTAGGTGCGCGGGCCGGTCGTGCGGAGGGCGGAGAGGGCGAGATGCCAGGGGTAGGGCTCGGTGGGACCGGCGGCGTCGGGGGACTCCTCGGGGCCGAGCACCACCTGGACGCCTTCCGCGCGCAGGTCCTCGACGCTTCTGCGGAACGGGGTCCGGCGGGCCAGGGCCGAGTTCACGAGCGCCATGACCACCACGGGAATGCCGAGCCCGGGAGCCTCGGCGAGCAGGCCCAGCGCGTACGTGTCGGCGATTCCCTGGGCGAACTTGTTCACCGTGTTGTACGTGGCGGGCGCGACGATGATCGCGTCGGCCCGCGGCGGCTTCGGCTCATGCGGCTTGCGGTAACGACTCTTCACCGGACGGCCGGTCTGCCGCTCCAGCGCGGGCACGTCGATGAAGTCCAACGCCGACGGCGTGGCCACGACCTGAACCGTCCACCCGTCCCCCTGAGCCCGCGCCACCAACTCCCCGACACCCGACGCCGCCCCGGCCGCACACACGACAACATAAAGCACCCCACTCACCCGCCCATTCTCACCCGCCCACCCGCTACCGCAGCCGCTCCCTCACCTCCGCACCGGCTCACCTGTCGGCACCGGCTCACCTGCCGGCAGGGACCTCGTTCACCCACCCGCACCCGCTCACTCCTGGCCCAACTCTCCGTACCCGCGTTCTCCCTGACTTTTGTCCTGCGCGCGCGGGTGGACTGTCACGTGTGCAGGCTGTACGGGCCCGGACAGGCCGGACGGGGAGTCGTGGACGAGTGACGGGTCGCTAGCGGGGCTTGGTCACGCTTTTCCAGTCGAGTGCGCCCTTCTTCACCGTGGGGCGCCAGCCGCGTATTGGGCGGCCGGTCTCCAGGGAGCGGGCGGTGGCCTTCAGCAGTGCCAGATATGACGGCCACACGTCGTCACCTTCGAACGTCAGCCCGGTCTCGTCGAAATACTCGCCCGTCTTGCCGGTACGGGTGTCGATGAAGAGGTTGCCTCCGTCGTGCGCGTCGGCGAACGGAATGAGATGACCGTCCCACCAGGTGTCCACCATCTCCTCCGGCCCGCCGAGAACGAAACCGCAGAGCATTTTCCAGTCCGCCCGAATGTCCTTGGCCGACATCAGGTCATAGAAGGGCGCGGGCCCGAACCCCCAGTCTCCCGAGCCGTCGTGACGCAGGAGCGAGGCGCGCAGATCGTCGGGGAACCGCAGGCCCATGGCGGCCTCCGCCTTCGCGATGTCGAGGGGCCGCGCCGGGGGAGTGAGCGTCTTGTAGGTGACGGGGGCCTTCCGGGCCAGCCACCGCTCGATACGCCGCCAGATCGTGGCGACCTGCGCGGCGACGGACGGATCGGGCACGCGGACCACGGGAGCGCGGCGTCCGGGCCGGCACCCGCTGGCGCGGGCCTGCTCGGGCGTGAGCTTATCGGGCGTCGGCGCCACGGTGGGCGTGGGAGACGGCGACGGCCGGGCGCCGCCCGCGCACCCGCCGGGCAGGGACTCGGCCGGCTCCTCGGCCCACCGCAGCTCGCACCCCGAGGTGACGGTGGGGTACCAGTCGCGCAGCGCCGTACCGGTCTCCAGCGACTCGGCGAGCCCCTCCAGCATGGCGACATACGACGGCCATCCCATGGGACCGTCGTAACGGAGGCTCTCGCCGGACGACGACTCCCCGACCCGCCCGCTGCGCGGCTCGACGAAGAGCTCGGCCCCATGGCCGTCGCTGCCGACCGGCATCAGGCTGCCGTGCCATGTCCCGTGCTCGGGATCGGCGTTCTCCCGCACCCCGTCGAGCACCAGATCCTGGCACTGCCCCCAGTTGATGTAGTCGATCTCGGCCAGGCCGAGGAGCCCGTACGACGGCGGTAACCGGAAGCCGTCCCCGAGGTTGCCGTCGGAGCCGTCATGCCGCAGGTAGGAGGCGTAGAGATCGTCGGGCAGCTTGCGATCGTGGTCGTCCTCCCAGCGGGCCACCCGTTCCGGTTCGACGGGGAACTGCAGTTTGCGCAGCGTGGCCGAGGCGTGCGCGCCCAGCCATCTCTCGATGCGGTCCCACGCCCGCCCGACCCGCGCCGCCACGGCCGCGTCCGGCGCCCGCGGAAGATACGACGGCTCGTCCTCCGGGAAGCCCTGGGGATCGATCACCACGCCCACCCCGTCGCCGGACCCCGCATCCGCCGCCTGATCGTCCTCGACGTCGGAGTCCGCTCCGGGCGCGCGGTCCGGGCGGTCGTCGTCCCAGACGATGGGCTCGCAGCCCACGGCCCTGGCCTCCTCCGCGGTGAACGCCTGCGCCCGTATCTCGGCCTCGGCCTCGGGGTCGCCGCAACTCACGGAGACGGACGTCCCGACGGATCCGATGGAGCACATCACGATCTCACCGCCCACGGCCGCCCCCGCCGCCGCCCACCCCAGAAGCAGCACAATGACGGCTACCGCCGCGACCCCCCGCCGCACCCCATCTCCCAGCACCCCGGCACCCTATCGACCCCCACCGACATTTCCTGGCCCTTCGCAAAACCCGTCAAGCAACTCGAAAGACCGAGGAATTCGGCTTTATCCGGCTATCGCGACCCGCCGTAGCCGGCCACCCAATGAAACCCGCGCAACGGAAATGCCTCCAGGCGGCCACGCGGCGTGATCACGGCGAGAACCGCCGCCGCACCGGCACGGCGAATCGCCGCCGCGCGTACCCCGCGCATTCACGCGACCGCGACCCGCGACATATCGGCGACCTGCGGTTCCCACCCGACGAGGCCGCAACGGCATGGCCCGCAGATCGCCCCGCGCGCTCATCGCCGCCTTCCCCGGCGACGCGACCGAACCCCGACGACTTCCCTGGGCCCGGAGTCACCGCCGATGCCCATCTTCCCCAAGCTTGTCCAGGTACCGGCTAAAGTGAATATCTTGTCGTGCTCACACACACGCCAACTTGTGAGAGACTCCACCCTTGCGGGGCGGTAGCTCAGCCGGTCAGAGCAGCGGACTCATAATCCGTCGGTCGTGGGTTCAAGTCCCACCCGCCCTACCACGCCACCAAGAGAAGCGCCGCTACACCAGATGCTTCGCCGTGAGTCATCCCGTGGACACCTGAAGTGAGACGCGGCCGGGCGCGGCCCTCGGCGGGTGCGCTTCTGAGATCCGCGCACCGTTCTCCCCGTTCGGCCGACCCCCAGGAGGGGCGCGGGGCGATCGGGGTGACGCTCTTGAAACAGCATGTGGTGACGTTCCGGCCGCCGAAGCGTGTCCGACGCGCATAGCCCGGAGAGACGTGTCGGCGGGCACCTTTTGGCCGAGCCGCACCGACCGGGGGCTTTACCCGTGAATATCTGCCTTTAGTGTTCAATATCGAGCGGGGCGTCGCGCGCAAAGAATGTCCAATTAAATGTTGGTCGTGCTTGAGTGGATATCTCCCCGGGCACGCTCCCAGCGATGGCTCATCCTGATCCAGAGGAGCGGACGGACGTGCGTGCCACCATCTCCGATCTGCCGCCGGCCGTCCTCCGTGGTGTCAGTCAGGTCGATTTGCAGAGCGATTATCGGACGGCGATCTGCTTTGTCATCGCATTGTTCGCCGGTGGCTGGCGGTTCGGGGCTTTCGGTTTGCTCGGCACCGCCGTGGCCACCGTCACCGCCTGGTTCTTCGGGGCTCCCCGGGAACGCGTGACCCTGGGGCTCGAGGGATTCAACGGGACCCTGATCGGCGTCGCGCTGGTGCTGTACTTCGACGTGCGGTGGGTCACCGTGCTGCTGGTGATCCTCGGCGCGATCATGGGCAGCGTGCTCACGGCGGCGCTCAACGCGCTGCTCACCCCGCATGACCTGTCGACGTTGACCGCGCCGTTCTGCGTGATCACCACGGTCATGGTGGTCGGCGCCCCGACGTTCGCGCGGGTCTGGGGCGGGCGCGGCCTGGCGTCGCCGCCGTCCGCAGGCCACCCCGGCGCGACGGTGACGTTCACCGACCTGTGGCAGGGATTGTTCAACGGCATCGGCCAGGTGTTCTTCCAGGACAGGTTCTACGTAGGAATGATCTTCCTGCTCGGCTTGCTGTTCGCCGGTCCCCTCGTGGCGCTGGCCGCACTGGTCTCCAGCGCCGTCGGCATCGTCGTCGCGCTGCTCCTCGGAGCGGCCGCGGCGGACATCGGGGCGGGCCTGTACGGCTACAACGCGGTGCTGACCGGGATCGCCCTGTGCGGCACGTTCGTCGCGCCGACCCCGCTCGGCGTGCTGTACGCCCTGGTGGGCGTGGTGTCGGCGACCGTGCTGACGGCGTTCGTCACCGACCTGTTCCGGCCGGTCGGCGGACACACCCTCACCTGGCCGTTCGTGCTGGTCACCTGGACCTTCCTGGCGGCGGTGCCGATCTTCTCCGGCGTCCGGCGCGCTACCACCTAAGGAGAACCGATGTACCTCGCCCCGCGGGAGATCGACAAGCTGCTCGTGTACGCGGTCGCCGACCTGGCGGCCAAGCGGCGGGACCGCGGCCTCAAGCTGAACTACAGCGAGGCGGTCGCCCTGATCAGCGCCGCGATCCTGGAGGGCGCCCGGGAGGGCAGGACCGTCGCCGAGTGCATGGAACTGGGCAAGCACGTGGTCGGCGCCGGCGACGTCATGCCCGGAGTGCGGGAAATGCTCAAGCTCATGCAGATCGAGGCGACGTTCAAGGACGGTTCCAAGCTCGTCTCCTGCCACGACCCGATCGGCGGTTGACGCCGCCGCACGAAGGACAGCGAAGGAACGGTTCGCCATGACGGACACCGACAGGATCATCTACGCGGACGGCCCGATCGAGATCAACACCGGCAGGCCCACGGTCACGCTGACCGTGCGCAACACCGGGGACCGGGCCATCCAGGTCGGCTCGCACTTCCACTTCTTCGAGGCGAACCGGGCGCTCGGCTTCGACCGTGACAAGGCGTTCGGCATGCACCTCGACATCCCGGCGGGCACCGCCGTGCGCATCGAGCCCGGCGACACCCACCAGGTCACCCTGGTCGAATACGGCGGCGGCATGCGCGTGGTCGGCTTCGCCGGCCTGCTCGACGGCGGCATCCGGTGCCGGGACAGCCACAAGCGCGCCCTGCGACGGCTGGCCGAACTCGGCTACACCGACGTGCCGGAGCCCGACGCCGCCGTCCGGCGGCCGCCGGAGGAGAAGCCCGCCAAGAAGCCGGCGGCGAGGAAGACACCCGCCAAGAAGAAGAAGGGCTGACGCCGATGGGAACGATGAGCCGCGAGCAGTACGGGGCCATGTTCGGCCCGACCGTGGGCGACAGGATCCGGCTCGCCGACACCAACCTGGTGATCGAGATCGAGAAGGACCACGCGGTGGGCGCCTACGGGGACGAGGTCGTCTACGGTGGGGGCAAGACCGCCCGCGACGGCATGGCGGCCGATCCCGGCTCCAGGAACGTCACGATCGCGCTCGACCTGGTGATCACCAACGTCGTCGTGCTCGACCCGGTGCTCGGCGTCGTCAAAGGCGACATCGGGGTCAAGGACGGCCGGATCGTCGGCATCGGCAAGGCGGGCAACCCGCACACGCAGAACGGCGTGGACCGCCGTCTGATCGTCGGCGCCGGCACCGAGGTGCTGGCGGGCGAGAACATGATCGCCACGCCGGGCGCCATCGACCCGCACGTCCACCTGCTCGCGCCCCAGCAGGCCGAGCACGCGCTGAGCAACGGCATCACCACGCTGATCGCCGGCGGCACCGGTCCCACCGACGGCACGCGCGGCACCACCTGCACGCCCGGCCCGTGGAACATCGGCCGGATGCTCCAGGCCATCGAGGCGCTGCCGCTCAACATCGGCCTCATGGCCAAGGGGAACGGCAGCCTGCCCGCCCCGCTCGCCGACCAGATCGAGGCGGGGGCGTGCGCGCTGAAGGTCCACGAGGACTGGGGCTCGACCCCGTCGGTGGTGGACTGCGCGCTGCGGGTGGCCAACGAGTACGACGTCCAGGTGTCCCTGCACGCCGACTCCCTCAACGAGGCCGGCTACCTGGAGGACACGATCAGCGCCATCAACGGCCGCGCCGTCCACGCCTTCCACAGCGAGGGCGCGGGAGGCGGGCACGCGCCCGACATGATCCGGATCGCCGGCGAGCCCAACGTCCTGCCGTCCTCGACGAACCCGACCCTGCCGTACACGGTCGACTCCGTCGACGAACTGCTCGACATGGTGATGGTCTGTCACCATCTCAGCCACGACATCCCTGAGGACGTCGCCTTCGCCGACAGCCGGGTGCGGGCGGAGACCATCGCCGCCGAGACCGTGCTGCAGGACATGGGCGTGATCAGCATGACCTCCTCCGACTCCCAGGCGATGGGCCGGATCGGCGAGACCTTCACGCGGACCTTCCAGGTGGCGCACCACTGCAAGGACCAGCGCGGCAAGCTGTCCGAGGACTCCGAGCGCAACGACAACTTCAGGGTGCTGCGCTACCTGGCCAAACTCACCATCAACCCGGCCCGCACCACCGGCATCGCCGAGACCGTCGGCTCCTTGGAGGACGGCAAGCTGGCCGACATCGTGCTGTGGCCGTTCACCTCGTTCGCCGCCAAACCGGCCCTCGTGATCAAGGGTGGCCTGATCAACTGGTTCCGCATGGGCGACCCGAACGCCTCGCTGCCCACCCCGCAGCCCGTCTACTACCGGCCGATGTTCGGCGCGATGGGGATGGCGCAGCGCAAGTGCAACGTGACGTTCCTGCCGGAGGCCGCCATCGCCGCCGGGGTGCCGGAGAAGCTCGGCCTCCAGCGGATGATCGCCCGGGTCCGTCACACCAGGACGGTGGACAAGCGTCACATGCTCCGCAACACGGCGCTTCCCCGGATCA includes these proteins:
- a CDS encoding MMPL family transporter, which encodes MFAKLGRFSARHRLWVLATAVLFVVLGGVWGSGAGGILGGGAGLDAPGSESAEANRILAGSLGRHVPDVVVIYESPAMTVDDPRFRQAVEQVAARIPKDAYVRLETYWSTGSADFVSRDKHKTYLALQLPGATEEEQVVVYRDIAGLFDAPGLTERRGGLTAIGEQFNTINSRDLSRAELISFPFLILLLLLVFRGLVAAALPLAVAVVVAVGSLSVLRVVGGIVDLSTAAINVVVILGLGLATDYALLILTRFREELAAGRTVDDAVSRAMGSAGRTVAVSGLTVAVTLGGLLVFPSRFLTSLAYSGVSVVLFAVLAALTVLPALLRLIGRRVDALRLPLPWLRRDRPQGRRWYRVAHGVMRRPFTVVLAVGLALVTLGLPLLGVVWSRPGEWAMRGDVDGAAVTRQLAEEFPYDPTKVITTVVRMPGPATTPGAQAALADFTRRLGRIGGVDRAAVTGASGDLARITLGYSKSSYGAEIREVVARLRAEPPPAGATALFTNRPASIADMLDMIGRGLPWMLLIVVVVTFVVMFLAFGSVTLPLKSIVMNLLSLSAAFGAMVLIFQNGFLSGLLGFTAPGFLDANMPVLIGAVSFGLAMDYEVFMLARIREEYLRTGDPVESVALGVRHTAGVITAAALLLGVVLAAFVTTSVTVIKMIGVGSVIALLVDATVVRGLLVPATMRLLGRHAWWAPAPLARWWLHHGLPEESISTPPPPARHPTSTSAPA
- a CDS encoding nucleoside deaminase translates to MMTRDEERLLRRAVELAGEARRAGNPPFGSLLAGPDGEVLAEERNTSLSDGDITAHPELKLARWAARELDPGTAAATTMYTSCQPCGMCTGAIERSGLGRVVFALSTEQLNSLKPPGAPGFPRVPQEGPGLFDEARAPVDGYY
- a CDS encoding TIGR03619 family F420-dependent LLM class oxidoreductase; amino-acid sequence: MRTGVNVPNFGPGTSPEVLRRWAQTVEGLGLDLLMMSDHVVVTPDVAAQYPEPFYEPFTTLSYLAGVTSRLLLGTTVLVAPYRHPLLVARMAANLNDLSGGRFVLGVGAGWAREEFEALGVPFERRGALTDELLRTVREAWRDEGYRAGRIPLLVGGNSDAALRRASRLGDAWHPLRFTLPWLREKLARVDAILGGDPAPALVPRIVLRITGSPVTDPERLAGEGTLEQVLADLEDLRALGAETVVLDPYVGDPAETNDPEVAWQALATVAAHLNR
- a CDS encoding Lrp/AsnC family transcriptional regulator, yielding MAENLDATDWAILVELQRDGRVPLTELARRVNLGASATTERVRRLEAAGVITGYRAAVDLAKAGFPILAVVRLKYPGSRHEPLRRLLEERHEILECLRTTGDDCYTLKVAATSMPHLEYLVDELAQFGSTTTNIVYTQTLPYRGPHPPTCEDPQRPIAS
- a CDS encoding flavoprotein; this translates as MSGVLYVVVCAAGAASGVGELVARAQGDGWTVQVVATPSALDFIDVPALERQTGRPVKSRYRKPHEPKPPRADAIIVAPATYNTVNKFAQGIADTYALGLLAEAPGLGIPVVVMALVNSALARRTPFRRSVEDLRAEGVQVVLGPEESPDAAGPTEPYPWHLALSALRTTGPRT
- a CDS encoding SMI1/KNR4 family protein; protein product: MLLLGWAAAGAAVGGEIVMCSIGSVGTSVSVSCGDPEAEAEIRAQAFTAEEARAVGCEPIVWDDDRPDRAPGADSDVEDDQAADAGSGDGVGVVIDPQGFPEDEPSYLPRAPDAAVAARVGRAWDRIERWLGAHASATLRKLQFPVEPERVARWEDDHDRKLPDDLYASYLRHDGSDGNLGDGFRLPPSYGLLGLAEIDYINWGQCQDLVLDGVRENADPEHGTWHGSLMPVGSDGHGAELFVEPRSGRVGESSSGESLRYDGPMGWPSYVAMLEGLAESLETGTALRDWYPTVTSGCELRWAEEPAESLPGGCAGGARPSPSPTPTVAPTPDKLTPEQARASGCRPGRRAPVVRVPDPSVAAQVATIWRRIERWLARKAPVTYKTLTPPARPLDIAKAEAAMGLRFPDDLRASLLRHDGSGDWGFGPAPFYDLMSAKDIRADWKMLCGFVLGGPEEMVDTWWDGHLIPFADAHDGGNLFIDTRTGKTGEYFDETGLTFEGDDVWPSYLALLKATARSLETGRPIRGWRPTVKKGALDWKSVTKPR
- a CDS encoding urea transporter codes for the protein MRATISDLPPAVLRGVSQVDLQSDYRTAICFVIALFAGGWRFGAFGLLGTAVATVTAWFFGAPRERVTLGLEGFNGTLIGVALVLYFDVRWVTVLLVILGAIMGSVLTAALNALLTPHDLSTLTAPFCVITTVMVVGAPTFARVWGGRGLASPPSAGHPGATVTFTDLWQGLFNGIGQVFFQDRFYVGMIFLLGLLFAGPLVALAALVSSAVGIVVALLLGAAAADIGAGLYGYNAVLTGIALCGTFVAPTPLGVLYALVGVVSATVLTAFVTDLFRPVGGHTLTWPFVLVTWTFLAAVPIFSGVRRATT
- a CDS encoding urease subunit gamma, yielding MYLAPREIDKLLVYAVADLAAKRRDRGLKLNYSEAVALISAAILEGAREGRTVAECMELGKHVVGAGDVMPGVREMLKLMQIEATFKDGSKLVSCHDPIGG
- a CDS encoding urease subunit beta, which gives rise to MTDTDRIIYADGPIEINTGRPTVTLTVRNTGDRAIQVGSHFHFFEANRALGFDRDKAFGMHLDIPAGTAVRIEPGDTHQVTLVEYGGGMRVVGFAGLLDGGIRCRDSHKRALRRLAELGYTDVPEPDAAVRRPPEEKPAKKPAARKTPAKKKKG
- the ureC gene encoding urease subunit alpha; this translates as MGTMSREQYGAMFGPTVGDRIRLADTNLVIEIEKDHAVGAYGDEVVYGGGKTARDGMAADPGSRNVTIALDLVITNVVVLDPVLGVVKGDIGVKDGRIVGIGKAGNPHTQNGVDRRLIVGAGTEVLAGENMIATPGAIDPHVHLLAPQQAEHALSNGITTLIAGGTGPTDGTRGTTCTPGPWNIGRMLQAIEALPLNIGLMAKGNGSLPAPLADQIEAGACALKVHEDWGSTPSVVDCALRVANEYDVQVSLHADSLNEAGYLEDTISAINGRAVHAFHSEGAGGGHAPDMIRIAGEPNVLPSSTNPTLPYTVDSVDELLDMVMVCHHLSHDIPEDVAFADSRVRAETIAAETVLQDMGVISMTSSDSQAMGRIGETFTRTFQVAHHCKDQRGKLSEDSERNDNFRVLRYLAKLTINPARTTGIAETVGSLEDGKLADIVLWPFTSFAAKPALVIKGGLINWFRMGDPNASLPTPQPVYYRPMFGAMGMAQRKCNVTFLPEAAIAAGVPEKLGLQRMIARVRHTRTVDKRHMLRNTALPRITVDPETYKVTVDGEHATIEPARELPLTQLYFLA